The following coding sequences lie in one Nitrososphaerota archaeon genomic window:
- a CDS encoding phosphatase PAP2 family protein has translation MQEIFQIILEILFGIEPIKILQSLHPTFDSIFIFFTQLGEDYVFTALIGITYWCINKEIAIITFYVLISSGYLHYFLKMALRMERPPPIYRIIGKEELSYGFPSGHTQNVATFWSWAWLKIRKNWFAFISIIIIFFVGLSRVYLGAHYLGDVIGGAIIGILFSIFSFKLSQVKIKKIRDPYSLLLKITPVLAIFLFFFSLLIFPDIKRDDPSVQLGSLFGLPIGVMLEKKYINFNTNVSLKRKILRAIIGFGLVMILMVTLSPLLPSKIVYLRFTRYAIISLTAAFIVPLIFKIIEK, from the coding sequence ATGCAAGAAATTTTTCAAATAATTTTAGAAATTCTTTTTGGAATAGAACCTATTAAAATATTACAGTCTTTACATCCAACGTTTGATAGTATTTTTATCTTCTTTACACAGTTAGGTGAGGATTATGTATTTACAGCTTTAATAGGAATAACATATTGGTGTATTAATAAAGAAATTGCAATTATCACTTTTTATGTTTTAATATCTAGTGGATATTTACACTATTTTCTAAAAATGGCATTAAGAATGGAAAGACCCCCGCCAATTTATAGGATTATTGGAAAAGAAGAATTATCTTATGGATTTCCTAGTGGACATACACAAAATGTAGCTACATTTTGGAGTTGGGCATGGTTAAAAATAAGAAAAAATTGGTTTGCTTTTATTTCAATAATTATAATATTTTTCGTAGGCCTTTCAAGAGTATACTTAGGAGCTCATTATTTAGGTGATGTTATAGGAGGAGCTATAATTGGGATATTATTTTCAATTTTTTCATTTAAGTTATCTCAAGTTAAAATTAAAAAAATTAGGGATCCTTATTCATTGCTTCTTAAAATTACTCCTGTTTTAGCAATATTTTTATTCTTCTTTTCACTTTTAATTTTTCCAGATATAAAAAGAGACGACCCTTCAGTACAATTAGGATCGCTTTTCGGTCTTCCTATTGGAGTAATGCTTGAAAAGAAATACATTAATTTTAATACTAATGTTAGCTTAAAAAGGAAAATTTTAAGAGCTATAATAGGTTTTGGCTTAGTAATGATATTAATGGTAACATTATCACCATTATTACCAAGTAAAATTGTTTATTTAAGATTCACTAGATATGCTATTATTTCGCTTACTGCAGCTTTTATAGTACCACTCATCTTTAAGATAATTGAAAAATAA
- a CDS encoding ribbon-helix-helix protein, CopG family — translation MVKKISISLPEELFKNLSRLSKSTNKSRSSIIVEALKAYISIPEEPIKPDIYPTALWKLRNQSFIKLRSPKLAMNRIKSDWIIESEV, via the coding sequence ATGGTTAAGAAAATAAGTATAAGTCTTCCAGAAGAATTATTCAAAAACCTTTCACGTTTATCAAAAAGTACAAATAAATCTAGAAGCTCAATAATAGTTGAAGCTCTTAAAGCCTATATTAGCATTCCTGAAGAGCCTATTAAACCTGATATTTATCCAACTGCATTATGGAAATTAAGAAATCAAAGCTTTATTAAATTAAGATCTCCAAAGCTAGCAATGAATAGAATAAAAAGTGATTGGATCATTGAGTCTGAAGTATAA
- a CDS encoding YbjQ family protein has product MNSIIVVTTPSIPGYKIVKILGIVSGLTARTRGVGGKFVASFQALAGGEVSAFTEEMVKARNEALKRAIEQAKMLGANAIVGLDFETTEVFESTVLISATGTAVIVEPEK; this is encoded by the coding sequence ATGAATAGTATTATTGTAGTTACTACACCATCAATTCCTGGATATAAAATTGTTAAAATTTTAGGAATAGTTTCTGGTTTAACAGCAAGAACAAGAGGGGTTGGTGGAAAATTCGTTGCTTCTTTTCAAGCTTTAGCAGGAGGAGAAGTTTCAGCTTTTACAGAAGAAATGGTTAAAGCAAGAAATGAAGCTTTGAAAAGAGCTATAGAACAAGCTAAAATGTTAGGAGCAAACGCAATTGTTGGATTAGATTTTGAAACTACAGAAGTTTTTGAATCAACTGTGCTAATTTCTGCAACTGGAACTGCAGTAATAGTAGAACCCGAAAAATAG
- a CDS encoding 4Fe-4S binding protein, with the protein MHIFQNGEFGIESNFQRKLHTFYARIEPFVVRTIDKMLTNKFLKGNRIGRSFLKFTGKLLWFLPHGIVIDHEAAIRLIDNIPKDDNLHIAIGPCVCKKAIGVKKEPYITDMVIMYGAQAYKSAHPEEYRHISPEEAKRLLANFKENKLIHEVFACFKSKSWTFVICNCDVDYCIPTRSKLIAGEGVYAGPLYAIVDAEKCKGLKECGACINVCKFNAIKEGASGKAFVDKDKCMGCALCFFNCPNKARKMVPREKYDPKFLPIEYTYPNLCNLYKK; encoded by the coding sequence ATGCATATTTTTCAAAATGGAGAATTTGGTATTGAATCTAATTTTCAAAGGAAGTTGCATACATTCTATGCTAGAATAGAACCCTTTGTAGTAAGAACAATAGATAAGATGTTAACAAATAAATTCTTAAAAGGTAATAGAATTGGGCGCTCTTTCTTAAAATTTACAGGAAAATTGCTTTGGTTCCTTCCACATGGTATAGTAATAGATCATGAAGCAGCAATTAGATTGATTGATAATATTCCTAAAGATGATAATTTACATATTGCAATTGGTCCATGTGTATGCAAAAAAGCTATTGGGGTGAAAAAAGAACCATATATTACAGATATGGTTATAATGTATGGTGCACAAGCTTATAAATCTGCACACCCAGAAGAATATAGACACATTAGTCCTGAAGAAGCTAAAAGACTTTTAGCCAATTTTAAAGAGAATAAATTAATTCATGAAGTATTTGCTTGCTTTAAATCTAAGTCTTGGACATTTGTTATTTGCAATTGTGATGTAGATTATTGTATACCAACAAGAAGTAAACTTATTGCAGGAGAAGGAGTATATGCTGGTCCATTATATGCTATTGTAGATGCTGAAAAATGTAAGGGTCTTAAAGAATGTGGGGCATGTATAAATGTTTGTAAATTTAATGCTATAAAAGAAGGTGCTTCAGGTAAAGCGTTTGTTGATAAAGATAAATGTATGGGTTGCGCGCTTTGCTTTTTCAATTGTCCTAATAAAGCACGTAAAATGGTTCCTAGAGAAAAATATGATCCAAAGTTTCTACCAATAGAATATACATATCCAAATCTATGCAATCTTTATAAAAAATAG
- a CDS encoding DUF433 domain-containing protein gives MRIEVNDYIIIDTEICHGKPTFKGTRIMVYQVLEMLAAGYNEEEILSEFSSLSKEHIKAALEYASKRLSERIVELT, from the coding sequence ATGAGAATTGAAGTTAACGATTATATAATAATAGATACTGAAATTTGCCATGGTAAACCTACTTTTAAAGGAACAAGAATAATGGTATATCAAGTTCTTGAAATGCTTGCAGCAGGATACAATGAAGAAGAAATATTGAGTGAATTCTCTTCTTTATCTAAAGAACATATTAAAGCTGCTTTAGAATATGCTTCAAAAAGACTTAGTGAAAGAATTGTTGAACTCACTTAA
- a CDS encoding MFS transporter translates to MLIGRLKGRIGKITYGFGNLGQALIYHIIGTFLIYFYVDEIRLDPALVGIGFSIAYGIWNSINDPIAGYISDRTRTRWGRRIPYVLFCTPLMILLFILIWFPPIKDIPLSNPYNIALFLYFIIIIGTFELLYTFVTVGWNALFPEMFQDLKERIEASIYRQVAAMIGLIIGFVIAPQIIAYFTKEFGTLYGWTLTGVLLGCIAGGAFIISLLGSMEKKEFSMAGTLPIISAFKVTLTNRSFITAALCILMISWTWSLLSAISPFFVKYMLGGTIADVTFISAPILLMAIIFYPLWRKIGIKYGTKKTLIFSYVLEIVFLLLFVLMADNVLKAIVIMIFYGFSNSGVTLVREILIPDVIDEDEIKTGLRREGIYLGVTTFVDRFALGLTGIGTIIIFSLSGFIPDASQPPHVILSMRILTSIIILIALLCFLISIKYYPLGAEKVNEIRSTLEKIRKEKGIIK, encoded by the coding sequence ATGCTAATAGGTAGATTAAAAGGTAGAATAGGAAAAATAACTTATGGTTTTGGTAATTTAGGTCAAGCACTTATTTATCATATAATAGGTACATTTTTAATATATTTCTATGTTGATGAAATTCGTCTTGATCCTGCTTTAGTCGGAATTGGTTTCTCGATTGCATATGGAATATGGAATTCTATAAATGATCCGATAGCTGGTTATATTTCAGATAGAACTAGAACAAGATGGGGACGCAGAATACCTTATGTTCTTTTTTGCACTCCATTAATGATATTACTTTTTATTCTAATCTGGTTTCCACCAATTAAAGATATACCATTATCAAATCCATACAATATTGCACTTTTCCTTTATTTTATAATTATTATAGGAACTTTTGAGCTTCTGTATACTTTTGTTACTGTTGGATGGAATGCATTATTTCCAGAAATGTTTCAAGATCTTAAAGAAAGAATTGAAGCATCTATTTATAGACAAGTTGCTGCAATGATAGGATTAATAATAGGTTTTGTTATAGCACCACAAATAATAGCTTATTTTACTAAAGAATTTGGTACTTTGTATGGATGGACATTGACTGGAGTACTTTTAGGTTGTATTGCAGGTGGTGCTTTTATAATATCTTTGCTTGGAAGTATGGAGAAAAAAGAATTTAGCATGGCAGGAACGCTTCCTATAATATCAGCATTTAAAGTTACTCTTACAAATAGATCATTTATTACAGCTGCTTTATGTATCTTGATGATAAGTTGGACTTGGAGCTTGCTTTCAGCAATAAGCCCATTTTTTGTAAAATACATGCTTGGAGGGACCATTGCTGATGTGACTTTTATAAGTGCTCCAATTCTTTTAATGGCAATAATTTTTTATCCATTATGGAGAAAAATTGGTATTAAATATGGCACAAAAAAGACACTTATTTTTTCTTACGTATTGGAAATAGTATTCCTTTTATTATTTGTGTTAATGGCAGATAATGTTTTAAAAGCTATAGTAATAATGATTTTTTATGGTTTCTCAAATTCTGGAGTAACTTTGGTTAGGGAAATCTTAATACCTGATGTAATAGATGAAGATGAAATTAAAACTGGATTAAGAAGAGAAGGCATATACCTAGGAGTAACAACTTTTGTTGATAGATTTGCGCTAGGTCTTACTGGCATTGGAACAATTATTATTTTTAGCTTAAGTGGTTTTATTCCAGATGCTTCTCAACCTCCACATGTCATTTTAAGTATGAGAATTTTAACATCAATAATTATTCTCATAGCTTTGCTATGTTTTTTGATTTCTATAAAATATTATCCATTAGGAGCTGAAAAAGTTAATGAAATAAGAAGCACGCTTGAAAAAATACGTAAAGAAAAAGGTATAATTAAATAA
- a CDS encoding radical SAM protein, whose amino-acid sequence MSVINLFDPWKSKLCSCPIKYSFSPYTGCSHNCLYCYASSYIPNFFMCRPKKDIVKKLMNNIKKIDKKIYISIANSSDPYPPLEKELKLTRECLNLLINNGFKILLITKSDIVKRDIDILLKGKVCVSFSITTLDENKAKKLEPNAPLPKERLNAAQKLIENDIPVSIRLDPIIPLINDDEIENLIKEISDIGVKHVTSSTYKVRVDNWKRMSTIFPEEMKKLEKLYFKYGERISNSYYLPREVRFKIMKKVKDACDKFGLTFSSCREGFYELNTSKSCDGSHLILFD is encoded by the coding sequence ATGAGTGTTATAAATTTATTCGATCCTTGGAAAAGTAAACTTTGTTCTTGCCCAATTAAATATTCGTTTTCACCTTATACAGGATGCTCCCATAATTGTTTATATTGTTATGCTTCAAGCTATATTCCAAATTTTTTTATGTGCAGACCTAAGAAAGATATAGTTAAAAAACTTATGAATAATATTAAAAAAATAGACAAAAAAATTTATATTTCAATAGCAAATAGTTCAGATCCTTATCCTCCTTTAGAAAAAGAATTAAAGCTTACAAGGGAATGCTTAAATTTACTTATAAATAATGGATTTAAAATATTATTAATAACAAAATCAGATATAGTAAAAAGAGATATAGATATTTTATTAAAAGGAAAAGTTTGTGTTAGTTTTAGTATAACTACTTTAGATGAAAATAAAGCAAAAAAACTTGAGCCAAATGCTCCATTACCAAAAGAAAGATTAAATGCTGCACAAAAATTAATTGAAAATGATATCCCTGTAAGCATAAGATTAGATCCAATAATTCCATTAATAAATGATGATGAAATTGAAAATTTAATTAAAGAAATTTCTGATATTGGAGTAAAACATGTAACATCTAGTACTTATAAAGTTAGAGTAGATAATTGGAAAAGAATGAGTACAATTTTTCCTGAGGAAATGAAGAAATTGGAAAAATTATATTTTAAATACGGAGAAAGAATATCGAATTCTTATTATTTACCGAGAGAAGTTAGGTTTAAGATAATGAAGAAAGTGAAGGATGCTTGCGATAAATTTGGCTTAACTTTTTCTTCTTGTAGAGAAGGATTTTATGAATTAAATACATCAAAAAGTTGTGATGGTTCGCATTTAATCCTATTCGATTAA
- a CDS encoding alpha/beta hydrolase, with translation MKEEFVFFLNKGERIAGMLHIPEKIPAPAIIFCHGFTGNRIESHRLFVHAAREMCKKGFVTFRFDFRGSGESDGLFENMTISEEISDLKAAIDYLYNREEILKDKIGVIGLSLGGVIAILTASQDERIKAVCTWSAPADLKDPEFQNTAKNIFGEIKIEKIILKEYIDLPSGDRIRRKFLIDAFKHDILKSVEKIYPRPILIIHGTKDPLVPVSHAEKLFEKAKDPKKKILIENADHTFNKRDWQWQVINHTIEWFKNLK, from the coding sequence ATGAAAGAAGAATTTGTGTTTTTTCTAAATAAGGGTGAAAGAATAGCTGGAATGCTTCATATTCCTGAAAAAATTCCAGCACCTGCAATAATTTTTTGTCATGGATTTACTGGAAATAGGATAGAAAGCCATAGATTATTTGTTCATGCAGCAAGGGAAATGTGTAAAAAAGGTTTTGTTACATTTAGATTTGATTTTCGTGGCTCTGGAGAAAGTGATGGTTTATTTGAAAATATGACAATATCTGAAGAAATAAGTGATTTGAAAGCTGCAATAGATTATCTTTATAATAGAGAAGAAATATTGAAAGACAAAATAGGTGTTATAGGTCTTAGCTTAGGTGGTGTAATAGCAATTTTAACTGCATCTCAAGATGAAAGAATTAAAGCAGTTTGCACATGGAGCGCACCAGCAGACCTTAAAGATCCAGAATTTCAAAATACTGCTAAAAACATATTTGGAGAAATAAAAATTGAGAAAATAATATTAAAAGAATATATAGATTTACCTTCAGGAGATCGTATTAGAAGAAAATTTTTAATCGATGCTTTTAAACATGATATTTTAAAAAGTGTTGAGAAAATATATCCTAGGCCAATTTTAATAATACATGGTACAAAAGATCCATTAGTTCCAGTTTCTCATGCAGAAAAATTATTTGAAAAAGCAAAAGATCCTAAGAAAAAAATACTTATTGAAAATGCAGACCATACATTTAATAAACGGGATTGGCAATGGCAAGTTATTAATCATACAATTGAATGGTTCAAAAATTTAAAATAA
- a CDS encoding uroporphyrinogen decarboxylase family protein, with translation MNSRERVLKTLEHEEPDKVPIDFGGAMCTQIAIKSYEKLRKFLGLNDIEMKISNINEQAVFPNEDILKLFDVDIRGVYLDFPPPIIEEKEDGYYFTDIWGIKQRKPKVGGYYFDAISRPLQNANIEDLKEYNFPDPKDPIVEPFWEAIEIKAKKLYEESNYALVSGYLSGVFELSWNLRGLDKFLIDLIANKKFAEILMDKALEFALAFWDELLNRVSEYVQVVEVGEDLGMQTGPIINPELFRKLIKPRDEKIFKFIKKKADVYLLLHSCGSIYKFIPDLIEMGVDALNPVQVSAKDMDTKKLKEEFGEKITFWGGGCNTQHILPHGSPEDVINEVKKRIKDLAPGGGFIFTQVHNIQADVPSENIVAMFETVKKYGWYPIKNIS, from the coding sequence ATGAATTCGAGAGAAAGAGTTCTAAAAACATTAGAACATGAAGAGCCGGATAAAGTACCTATTGATTTTGGAGGAGCAATGTGCACTCAAATCGCTATCAAATCTTATGAGAAATTAAGGAAATTTCTTGGATTAAATGATATAGAAATGAAAATATCTAATATAAATGAACAAGCTGTTTTTCCTAATGAAGATATTCTTAAATTATTCGATGTAGATATTCGTGGAGTTTATCTTGATTTTCCCCCACCAATTATAGAAGAGAAAGAAGATGGTTACTACTTTACAGATATATGGGGAATTAAACAAAGAAAGCCAAAAGTTGGAGGTTATTATTTTGATGCTATCTCTCGTCCTCTCCAAAATGCAAATATTGAAGATTTAAAAGAATATAATTTTCCAGATCCAAAAGACCCTATAGTAGAGCCTTTTTGGGAAGCAATTGAAATAAAAGCAAAAAAGCTTTATGAAGAAAGCAATTATGCATTAGTTTCTGGTTATTTATCTGGTGTTTTTGAACTTTCATGGAATCTCAGAGGTTTAGATAAATTCTTAATAGATTTAATAGCAAATAAGAAATTTGCAGAAATTCTTATGGATAAAGCTCTTGAATTTGCTTTAGCATTTTGGGATGAATTATTAAATAGAGTAAGCGAATATGTGCAAGTTGTAGAAGTTGGAGAAGATTTAGGAATGCAAACTGGTCCAATTATAAATCCAGAATTATTTAGAAAATTAATTAAGCCAAGGGATGAGAAAATCTTTAAATTTATAAAAAAGAAAGCAGATGTATATTTGCTTTTACATTCTTGTGGAAGCATTTATAAATTTATTCCAGATCTTATAGAAATGGGAGTAGATGCTCTTAATCCTGTACAAGTTTCAGCTAAAGATATGGATACAAAAAAGCTAAAAGAAGAATTTGGAGAAAAAATAACTTTTTGGGGTGGAGGATGTAATACACAACACATTTTGCCACATGGTTCCCCAGAAGATGTTATAAATGAAGTAAAGAAAAGAATTAAAGATTTAGCTCCAGGTGGTGGATTTATATTTACTCAAGTTCATAATATACAAGCAGATGTCCCTTCAGAAAATATTGTAGCCATGTTTGAAACCGTGAAAAAATATGGTTGGTATCCAATAAAAAATATAAGTTAA
- a CDS encoding glycosyl hydrolase-related protein, producing the protein MNKDFEAIIVSHTHWDREWYLPYQKFRAKLIKVMDEVIEVLNRDEKFKSFTLDGQIAILEDYLEIKPERRKEIENLVKKDRLLIGPWYIQMDEFLEGDEAIIRNLLIGIKIASEFGKAMLVGYVPDSFGHISQLPQILQGFNIDSFIFTRGMGDEGEKLKTEFIWYAPDGSKVLAVHLLKGYCNADLEMTHILGKSREEIRKNPKEALALFEWLKSELLPKSSINCILLMNGCDHRSIQSEIPFIIEELNRIFRKDIIKHGSLLDYIKRIKEANIKLESYQGELRGARYHPILSGVFSSRIYLKRENTSSQILLQYYAEPLATFAWILGYEYPYDLLLKAWKYLIQNQAHDSICGTCIDEVHRENCLRFSWIKQIAEYIIKNSIKFIASKIKLENTKTNSAIFVYNPLNWERSEIVEVKISKLTGKYFEIKDINGKSIPFQIIKIEKDKINIIFVAENVPPCGYKIFLITPSEKPPFFQSTLKYNMNEIENEFFKIKANPEEGGSLTIFDKRDSRIYDNVNILEDDGDNGDEYYFSYVPPTFSSNKLKALIKIVEKGPIRATLRIKIDFILPKEINEKNNRSPEKIKCPIIMDVSLYPKVPRIDIKGKINNKAKDHRLRALFPTIFNIKDVKYSFAHDNFYVVKRPIIPEKGKNWVEPHSTTHPQRFFVCIDNGINGLMIANKGLPEYEIIEREQLYIAITLLRCVGWLSRSEKIGPIIQTPEAQCLGINKFEYSIIPYNKHWFESGAYKEAYNFNIPLIAYEVEVKNGFLPTERSFIKIHPDKLILTTIKKAENENAIVIRFYNISNEKFLSHINIFPEIKKLYITDLNEKSLMEVKSQNEFKIDIDPYKIVTIKGYENF; encoded by the coding sequence ATGAATAAAGATTTTGAAGCTATTATTGTTTCTCATACTCATTGGGATCGAGAATGGTACTTACCATATCAAAAATTTAGAGCAAAATTAATAAAAGTAATGGATGAAGTTATTGAAGTTCTTAATAGAGATGAAAAATTTAAGAGTTTTACTCTTGATGGTCAAATAGCAATTCTTGAAGATTATTTAGAAATAAAACCAGAAAGAAGAAAAGAAATTGAAAATCTTGTTAAGAAAGACCGCCTTTTAATTGGTCCTTGGTACATTCAAATGGATGAATTTTTAGAAGGAGATGAAGCAATCATTAGAAATTTACTTATTGGAATAAAAATCGCATCAGAATTTGGAAAAGCAATGCTTGTAGGATATGTTCCAGATTCATTCGGTCATATTTCTCAATTACCGCAAATTTTACAAGGTTTCAATATAGATTCATTTATATTTACAAGAGGAATGGGTGATGAGGGAGAAAAATTAAAAACAGAATTTATATGGTATGCTCCAGATGGTTCTAAAGTTCTTGCAGTTCATTTATTAAAAGGTTATTGTAATGCTGATCTTGAAATGACTCATATTTTAGGAAAATCTAGAGAAGAAATTCGTAAAAATCCAAAAGAGGCTCTTGCACTTTTTGAATGGCTTAAATCAGAACTTTTACCAAAATCATCTATCAATTGTATTTTACTAATGAATGGTTGTGATCATCGCTCAATTCAATCCGAGATTCCTTTCATCATTGAAGAATTAAATAGAATTTTTAGGAAGGATATTATCAAACATGGAAGTTTATTAGATTATATAAAAAGAATTAAAGAAGCAAATATAAAGCTAGAATCTTATCAAGGAGAATTAAGAGGTGCAAGATATCATCCAATCTTGTCTGGAGTATTTTCAAGTAGAATTTATTTAAAAAGAGAAAATACTTCATCTCAAATATTACTTCAATATTATGCTGAACCTCTTGCAACTTTTGCTTGGATTTTAGGTTACGAATATCCTTATGATTTATTATTAAAGGCTTGGAAATATCTAATTCAAAATCAAGCTCATGATTCTATTTGCGGCACATGTATAGATGAAGTTCATAGAGAAAATTGTTTAAGATTTTCCTGGATTAAACAAATAGCTGAATATATTATTAAGAATAGTATAAAATTCATAGCTAGCAAGATTAAATTGGAAAATACAAAAACTAATTCTGCTATTTTTGTTTACAATCCATTAAATTGGGAAAGGTCTGAAATAGTTGAAGTAAAAATTTCTAAGCTTACAGGAAAATATTTTGAAATAAAAGATATAAATGGAAAGAGCATTCCATTCCAAATAATAAAAATTGAAAAAGATAAAATTAATATAATTTTTGTTGCTGAAAATGTTCCACCATGTGGCTACAAAATCTTTTTAATTACTCCATCCGAAAAACCACCATTTTTTCAATCAACTCTTAAATATAATATGAATGAAATTGAAAATGAATTCTTTAAAATTAAAGCAAATCCTGAAGAAGGTGGATCTTTAACCATTTTTGATAAAAGGGATAGTCGTATTTATGATAATGTTAATATTTTAGAAGATGATGGAGATAATGGAGATGAATATTATTTCTCATATGTTCCACCTACTTTTTCAAGCAATAAATTAAAAGCTTTAATTAAAATTGTTGAAAAAGGACCAATAAGAGCAACTTTAAGAATAAAAATTGATTTTATATTACCTAAAGAAATTAATGAAAAAAATAATAGGAGTCCTGAAAAAATAAAATGTCCTATAATAATGGATGTTTCATTATATCCAAAAGTGCCTCGTATAGATATTAAAGGAAAAATTAATAATAAAGCTAAAGATCATAGACTTCGTGCATTATTTCCTACAATTTTTAATATTAAAGATGTTAAATATTCATTTGCACATGATAATTTTTATGTAGTTAAAAGACCAATAATTCCAGAAAAAGGGAAAAATTGGGTTGAACCTCACTCTACTACACATCCACAACGTTTCTTTGTTTGTATAGATAATGGAATAAATGGTTTAATGATAGCAAATAAAGGATTACCAGAATATGAAATAATTGAAAGAGAACAACTTTATATTGCAATAACTCTCTTAAGATGCGTTGGATGGCTTTCAAGAAGTGAAAAAATAGGACCAATAATCCAAACTCCTGAAGCACAATGTTTAGGTATTAATAAATTTGAATATTCAATAATTCCTTATAATAAGCATTGGTTTGAAAGCGGAGCATATAAAGAAGCTTATAATTTTAATATACCATTAATAGCATATGAGGTTGAAGTAAAGAATGGATTTTTACCAACAGAAAGATCATTTATCAAAATTCATCCAGATAAGCTCATATTAACTACAATAAAGAAAGCTGAGAATGAAAATGCAATCGTAATAAGATTTTATAATATTAGCAATGAAAAATTTTTAAGTCATATAAATATATTTCCAGAAATAAAAAAACTTTATATTACAGATTTAAATGAAAAATCTTTAATGGAAGTTAAATCGCAGAATGAATTTAAAATAGATATAGATCCTTATAAAATTGTTACTATAAAAGGTTATGAAAATTTTTAA
- a CDS encoding GDP-mannose 4,6-dehydratase has translation MLLIFKYEFIKYDLINFNFLSKIIKDIDIIVNRVAETHVDRSISNPRLFLESNTIGTFNLLEVRCCDTKED, from the coding sequence ATACTACTAATATTTAAATATGAATTTATAAAATATGATTTAATAAATTTTAATTTTCTTTCTAAAATAATTAAAGATATCGACATTATAGTAAATAGAGTAGCTGAAACTCATGTGGATAGAAGCATATCAAATCCAAGATTGTTCCTTGAAAGCAATACTATAGGTACTTTTAATCTTTTAGAAGTTAGATGCTGTGATACTAAAGAAGATTGA
- a CDS encoding DUF5615 family PIN-like protein, with the protein MLNSLKILADENIELSLVNFLKAKGFDVKYTERGLRNSELIALAEKEERILLTHDHDFLRIELYKSKYG; encoded by the coding sequence TTGTTGAACTCACTTAAAATACTTGCTGATGAGAATATAGAATTAAGTTTAGTAAATTTTCTTAAAGCAAAGGGTTTTGATGTAAAATATACTGAAAGAGGTTTAAGGAATTCTGAATTAATAGCTTTAGCTGAGAAAGAAGAAAGAATCTTACTAACTCATGACCATGATTTTCTAAGAATTGAATTGTACAAATCTAAATATGGTTAA
- the sfsA gene encoding DNA/RNA nuclease SfsA, with protein sequence MEKLLSLQNPIQCFIVKRINRFVVEVKIDNKNYMAYITNTGRLNEFMKEGKEGYCIVGRKKTKYRLFAIKDEDFAALIDTQLQMKAFEKAIKIKAIPWLKDYEIIKKNVRIYDSILDYLLYNLENKEKIFLEIKSAVLRGNKNFAMYPDCPTERGRKHIQDLIRLANMGERTAIIFIAALPNANAFKPFKEGDPEIAELLLKAFKANVLIKAIAMYYNPLEKSVYLYNPELPVILS encoded by the coding sequence ATGGAAAAACTATTAAGTTTACAAAATCCGATTCAATGCTTTATCGTTAAAAGGATAAATCGATTCGTTGTAGAAGTAAAAATAGATAATAAGAATTATATGGCATATATAACAAATACTGGAAGGTTAAATGAATTTATGAAAGAAGGTAAAGAAGGATATTGCATAGTTGGAAGAAAGAAGACAAAATATAGACTTTTTGCTATTAAAGATGAAGATTTTGCAGCACTTATTGATACGCAGCTTCAAATGAAAGCTTTTGAAAAAGCTATAAAAATTAAAGCTATACCATGGCTTAAAGATTATGAAATAATAAAGAAAAATGTTAGAATATATGATTCTATTTTAGACTATTTACTTTATAACTTAGAAAATAAAGAGAAGATATTTTTAGAAATAAAAAGTGCAGTTTTAAGAGGAAATAAAAATTTTGCAATGTATCCTGATTGCCCAACAGAAAGAGGTAGAAAACATATTCAAGATTTAATTAGATTAGCTAATATGGGAGAGAGAACTGCAATAATTTTTATAGCTGCATTGCCTAATGCGAATGCATTTAAACCATTTAAAGAAGGAGATCCAGAAATAGCAGAGCTGCTTTTAAAAGCTTTTAAAGCTAATGTTCTTATAAAAGCAATTGCAATGTACTATAATCCATTAGAAAAATCTGTTTATTTATACAATCCTGAGCTCCCAGTAATATTATCTTAA